In the Kwoniella pini CBS 10737 chromosome 7, complete sequence genome, one interval contains:
- a CDS encoding ribonuclease P protein component, translated as MSMAYSTNISRMAQSARTFCSTCQILAIPSKLGESSRSVKIDRPRIKKGIFSSRLDPSSNDNKDQTSTTSRNAVRRGNRNIIDSVLSIKGSKQDVRSPKPGRSRRPIQMEETKAQVTAVALRKTERTLSEEHKMESIPTQELNLNLKTHFIGFDLQTSLALIFSTKLPVYKSTLFNIRCISFQKLPIRKLPPYPINESEIWKFERKCIYFTILSSKNSVSKLAVERNRCKRRFKSALNNIINGKDIEEIEQKKLLNNQYAYIASLTSKMYDAPFDQIQFEILNGLRYLQKAHLKSRITNDSLPLPKYIVREQVEVGTVPDSQEKESKVLENVF; from the exons ATGTCCATGGCATATAGCACCAACATCTCGAGAATGGCTCAATCAG CCCGAACATTTTGTTCGACATGTCAGATACTTGCTATCCCATCCAAATTGGGCGAATCGTCTCGGAGCGTAAAAATAGATCGTCCAAGGATCAAAAAGGGAATCTTTTCGTCAAGGCTAGACCCCAGTTCGAATGATAACAAAGATCAAACCAGTACTACTTCTCGAAATGCTGTACGAAGAGGAAATAGAAATATCATTGATTCTGTCCTGAGCATCAAAGGATCGAAACAAGATGTCCGTAGCCCCAAGCCAGGTCGGTCTCGCCGACCCATACAAATGGAAGAGACCAAGGCCCAAGTCACAGCGGTAGCATTGCGAAAGACAGAAAGGACACTCTCAGAAGAACACAAGATGGAATCGATACCTACAcaagaattgaatttgaacttgaag ACTCATTTCATAGGATTCGATTTACaaacttctttagctttaatattttcaacaaaattACCTGTATAcaaatcaactttattCAATATTCGTTGtatatcatttcaaaaacTTCCTATTCGAAAATTACCTCCTTATCCTAtaaatgaaagtgaaatttggaaatttgaaagaaaatgtatttattttacaattttaaGTAGTAAAAATTCAGTTAGTAAACTTGCTGTAGAGCGTAATAGATGTAAAAGACGTTTCAAATCTGCTTTGAATAATATTataaatggaaaagatatagaagaaatagaacaaaaaaaattgCTTAATAATC AATACGCATATATAGCTTCTCTTACTTCCAAAATGTATGATGCTCcgtttgatcaaattcaatttgaaataTTGAATGGTCTACGATATTTACAGAAAGCGCATTTAAAATCTAGAATTACAAATGATTCACTACCTTTACCCAAATATATAGTCAGAGAACAAGTCGAGGTAGGTACTGTACCCGACAgtcaagaaaaagaatcGAAGGTATTGGAAAAtgtattttga